The following proteins are encoded in a genomic region of Paenibacillus sp. FSL H3-0469:
- a CDS encoding ABC transporter ATP-binding protein: MTSPEPLIRVENMQHSFTMAGESMTVLRSLSFTIDHGEFVAIIGPSGSGKSTLMNMLGCLDVANEGDYFLDGQEIRRLSDNKLAQIRNEKIGFIFQNFNLLPKLSAVENVELPLIYRGMSHRERREIARSALVRVGLESRMNHRPSELSGGQQQRVAIARALAGTPPILLADEPTGALDSKTGKEVLQMIKELNEQGHTIILITHDLEIAEQAKRVIRIQDGDLVEDRKVVHS; encoded by the coding sequence ATGACCTCACCAGAACCGCTGATCCGGGTTGAGAATATGCAGCACAGCTTCACGATGGCCGGAGAATCAATGACGGTTCTGAGGAGCCTGAGCTTCACCATTGATCACGGTGAATTCGTTGCGATCATCGGCCCGTCAGGGTCAGGCAAGTCCACCCTGATGAACATGCTGGGCTGCCTCGATGTGGCGAATGAAGGCGATTATTTCCTGGACGGCCAGGAGATCCGCAGGCTGTCTGACAACAAGCTGGCTCAGATCCGCAACGAGAAGATCGGCTTTATATTTCAGAACTTCAATCTGCTGCCGAAATTATCAGCGGTAGAGAATGTAGAGCTGCCCCTGATCTACCGTGGAATGTCCCACAGGGAGCGTAGAGAAATTGCCCGCAGCGCCCTGGTCCGGGTAGGCCTGGAGAGCCGAATGAATCACCGTCCCTCCGAGCTGTCTGGAGGCCAACAGCAGCGTGTGGCTATTGCCCGCGCTCTTGCCGGAACCCCGCCTATTCTTCTTGCCGATGAGCCCACCGGAGCGCTGGACTCCAAGACAGGCAAGGAGGTTCTGCAGATGATTAAGGAGCTTAACGAACAAGGGCATACCATTATTCTGATCACGCATGACCTGGAGATTGCCGAGCAGGCCAAACGGGTGATCCGGATTCAAGACGGGGATCTTGTAGAGGATCGGAAGGTGGTGCACTCATGA
- a CDS encoding efflux RND transporter periplasmic adaptor subunit, which produces MKKKKIIIIASAILLVAIAGIAGYRLWPDQNRQINAAPLNTAVASKGDILVSVSGSGAVSAINSESIRTKEAGKVDTVMVKKGDVVKKGAVLITFVAGDLDDKLKEATKSLENLKTELENKQESYKTLAMNNAAEEELESAKKAIDKANSDILDQQESIAAIHEDMAPPDPLTAPIDGTITAVNITAGEQAQNGTELFTMTDYVNLSVTVQVDELDIPKIKLNQVSTITLDALEDKSFTGKVIDIAKEGTSSNGVSLFNVTVGLNNSEGVLIGMSAEVAVTIEEKKDILTVPIEAVTKINGKSFVNVPVTGGNESGTKTSGNGAAGSKSAESGTADGQAPGGQGEIRPEGAEGQTGGRAARGSGQGGGYPQGGGEARGGAFSGGEFPAGAGFSGRAAGSRSASGNAAGTQRVAVETGIHNESSIEIVSGLSEGDEVILPTVISSGNTTSPQQGGMGGGMGGFGSGGMTGGSGGFPGGSGGGFTGGGSGGSRGGFSGGGGGR; this is translated from the coding sequence ATGAAGAAGAAAAAGATCATTATTATCGCTTCAGCCATACTCCTCGTTGCTATTGCAGGGATTGCGGGCTATAGACTCTGGCCGGATCAGAACCGGCAGATCAACGCCGCCCCGCTGAATACGGCAGTTGCCAGTAAGGGGGATATTCTGGTGAGTGTCTCGGGTTCAGGTGCAGTATCGGCAATCAACAGCGAGAGCATCCGTACCAAAGAAGCCGGGAAGGTCGATACGGTCATGGTTAAGAAAGGCGATGTCGTTAAAAAAGGCGCGGTGCTGATCACATTTGTCGCGGGCGATCTGGATGATAAGCTGAAGGAAGCCACAAAGTCGCTGGAGAATCTCAAGACAGAGCTGGAAAACAAACAGGAGAGCTACAAGACGCTGGCTATGAATAACGCGGCAGAGGAAGAGCTGGAGTCGGCAAAAAAAGCCATTGATAAGGCCAATAGCGATATCTTAGACCAGCAGGAATCCATCGCTGCCATCCATGAAGATATGGCTCCGCCTGATCCGCTGACCGCTCCGATCGATGGTACGATCACTGCCGTGAATATTACGGCCGGTGAACAGGCCCAGAATGGTACAGAGCTGTTCACCATGACTGATTACGTGAATCTAAGCGTAACCGTTCAGGTAGACGAGCTGGATATCCCCAAAATCAAGCTCAATCAAGTCTCCACCATTACACTGGATGCCCTTGAGGATAAGTCTTTTACCGGTAAAGTTATAGATATAGCCAAAGAAGGAACCTCCTCCAATGGTGTCTCCCTGTTCAACGTCACTGTAGGATTAAATAACTCGGAGGGTGTGCTTATCGGCATGTCTGCGGAGGTGGCGGTTACCATCGAAGAGAAGAAGGATATTCTGACCGTTCCTATCGAAGCTGTAACAAAGATAAACGGGAAATCCTTCGTCAATGTGCCGGTGACCGGCGGAAATGAATCAGGCACCAAAACTTCTGGTAACGGAGCGGCTGGCTCCAAGTCTGCTGAGAGTGGCACGGCTGACGGACAGGCTCCCGGCGGCCAAGGCGAAATCCGGCCGGAAGGAGCAGAAGGCCAGACCGGCGGCAGGGCTGCACGCGGAAGCGGTCAAGGCGGCGGATACCCTCAGGGCGGCGGAGAAGCCCGGGGCGGAGCGTTTTCCGGCGGTGAATTTCCGGCCGGCGCCGGGTTCTCCGGCAGGGCAGCAGGAAGCCGGAGTGCTTCGGGCAATGCCGCCGGCACGCAGCGTGTGGCTGTGGAGACCGGTATCCACAATGAGAGCAGCATCGAAATCGTCAGCGGCTTAAGTGAAGGGGATGAAGTGATCCTCCCAACCGTGATTTCCTCAGGCAATACCACCTCTCCGCAGCAAGGCGGCATGGGTGGTGGCATGGGCGGCTTTGGCAGCGGAGGAATGACCGGCGGGAGCGGAGGCTTTCCCGGCGGGAGCGGGGGCGGCTTCACCGGCGGGGGCAGCGGGGGCAGCAGGGGCGGTTTCTCCGGGGGCGGTGGCGGACGATGA
- the pheS gene encoding phenylalanine--tRNA ligase subunit alpha — protein MKDKLEALKAEALTKLQAVSDPQILNDLRVKYLGKKGELTEVLRGMGGLSAEERPVIGQVANLVRSAIEEVIGAKQELFQQQETENRLNAEKVDVTLPGRGMPQGGIHPLSRVIQEIEDIFIGMGYKVAEGPEVETDYYNFEALNLPKNHPARDMQDSFYITEDILMRTQTSPVQIRTMQAMNGETPVKVICPGKVFRRDDDDATHSFQFHQIEGLVIGRNIRMSDLKGTLQQFMKEMFGPSAGIRLRPSFFPFTEPSVEVDVSCFKCGGEGCRLCKQSGWLEILGAGMVHPNVLRMGGYDPEVYSGFAFGMGAERIAMLKYGIDDIRYFYTNDMGFVKQFKGI, from the coding sequence ATGAAAGACAAATTGGAAGCACTGAAGGCCGAGGCACTGACGAAGCTGCAGGCGGTGTCCGATCCGCAGATTCTGAATGATCTGCGCGTCAAATACCTTGGCAAAAAAGGCGAGCTGACAGAGGTTCTGCGCGGTATGGGCGGACTAAGCGCGGAGGAGCGTCCGGTGATCGGCCAGGTGGCCAATCTGGTGCGCAGCGCCATTGAAGAGGTGATCGGCGCCAAGCAGGAGCTGTTCCAGCAGCAGGAGACGGAGAACCGCCTGAATGCGGAGAAGGTCGATGTAACCCTGCCGGGCCGCGGCATGCCGCAGGGCGGCATTCATCCGCTCAGCCGGGTGATTCAGGAGATCGAGGATATTTTCATCGGTATGGGCTACAAGGTGGCGGAAGGACCGGAAGTGGAGACAGATTATTACAACTTCGAGGCGCTTAACCTTCCGAAGAACCATCCGGCCCGCGATATGCAGGATTCCTTCTATATTACGGAAGATATTCTGATGCGCACACAGACCTCGCCGGTTCAGATCCGCACCATGCAGGCGATGAACGGGGAGACTCCAGTCAAGGTCATCTGTCCGGGCAAGGTGTTCCGCCGTGACGACGACGATGCGACCCACTCCTTCCAGTTCCATCAGATTGAAGGTCTGGTGATCGGACGCAATATCCGTATGAGCGACCTGAAGGGGACCCTGCAGCAGTTCATGAAGGAGATGTTCGGTCCTAGCGCGGGCATCCGCCTGCGCCCAAGCTTCTTCCCGTTCACCGAGCCTAGCGTTGAGGTGGATGTAAGCTGCTTCAAATGCGGCGGCGAAGGCTGCCGGCTCTGCAAGCAGAGCGGCTGGCTTGAGATTCTCGGCGCCGGTATGGTGCACCCGAATGTGCTGCGGATGGGCGGCTACGACCCTGAGGTCTACAGCGGCTTCGCGTTTGGCATGGGCGCTGAGCGGATCGCGATGCTGAAGTACGGCATCGATGACATCCGTTACTTCTACACGAATGATATGGGCTTTGTGAAGCAGTTCAAGGGGATTTAG
- the pheT gene encoding phenylalanine--tRNA ligase subunit beta, giving the protein MKVSTAWLADYISLEGVTADSLADKITTAGIEIDGVERRNKGISGIVTGYVKSKEKHPDADKLNICIVDAGQGEDLQIVCGAKNVAAGQKVPVALVGAKLPGLEIKKAKLRGVLSQGMICSAKELGLNDKLLPKELQEGILVLPEQTEVGQDILKVLGLNDEILDFDLTPNRSDCLSMIGAAYEVSAVLGRELKLADPAAELVETGGKAADSITVTIEDEAFCSHYAVRYIAGVKTAPSPLWIQNRLMAAGVRPINNIVDITNYVMLEYGQPLHAFDGGQVQGGTIGVRFAREGERLVTLDGQERKLEPQMLVIADGSGAIGLAGVMGGLSTEVTADTVNIVLESAKFDGGTVRKTSRQLGLRSEASQRFEKEVDPNAVIPALNRAAALIARYAGGTVHEGIVQAGSIAGQEKVLQLSLEKLNRYLGTDLSLLEVKTLFGRLHFKCGDAAQGIVEVEVPTRRGDITQDVDLIEEIARLYGYDNIPTTLIEGTTTPGALTRQQSLRRELRRLLSLGGYQEVMGYSFIQPEQSKLFPMLAEGKQSVKLAMPMSEERSVLRTSLLPQLLDIALYNTNRRQGDLALFEIGNVFFTEEEVLTRQPSELPVLGLLLSGTRAAKQWNVAAEPVDFFDLKGALETVFAHLGLTDRVVYEGDAPEGYHPGRSASIYLLQAEGRVKIGSMGQLHPELQRRMDLEDTYVSEVLLQPLYDAARAQLQYSELHRFPGMERDIAVVVDDAVPAGDLIAAIREHGGTLLQNVQVFDIYTGGKMEAGKKSVALSLLYRHTEHTLTDEEVVEVHDKVVSALEQTFGAELRK; this is encoded by the coding sequence ATGAAAGTATCAACCGCCTGGCTGGCCGATTATATATCGCTGGAAGGGGTTACCGCAGATAGCTTGGCGGACAAAATCACCACCGCCGGCATCGAGATTGACGGAGTAGAACGCCGCAACAAAGGGATTTCCGGGATTGTGACCGGCTACGTGAAATCCAAAGAAAAGCACCCCGACGCCGATAAGCTGAATATCTGCATCGTCGATGCCGGGCAGGGCGAGGATCTGCAGATCGTCTGCGGAGCGAAGAATGTCGCAGCGGGCCAGAAGGTACCGGTCGCGCTGGTGGGCGCCAAGCTGCCGGGCCTGGAAATCAAAAAAGCCAAGCTGCGCGGCGTGCTGTCGCAGGGGATGATCTGCTCGGCCAAAGAGCTGGGCCTGAACGACAAGCTGCTGCCTAAAGAGCTGCAGGAGGGCATTCTGGTGCTGCCGGAGCAGACCGAGGTGGGCCAGGATATTCTCAAGGTGCTCGGACTGAATGACGAAATCCTTGATTTCGATCTGACACCGAACCGTTCCGACTGTCTGAGCATGATCGGTGCCGCTTATGAGGTAAGCGCGGTGCTGGGCCGTGAGCTGAAGCTGGCTGATCCGGCGGCAGAGCTCGTAGAAACGGGCGGCAAGGCTGCGGACTCCATTACGGTTACGATTGAGGACGAGGCATTCTGCAGCCATTATGCCGTGCGTTATATTGCCGGAGTGAAGACCGCGCCGTCCCCGCTGTGGATTCAGAACCGCCTGATGGCGGCCGGGGTGCGTCCGATTAACAATATCGTGGATATTACCAACTATGTGATGCTGGAATACGGACAGCCGCTGCATGCATTTGACGGCGGGCAGGTCCAGGGCGGAACCATCGGTGTACGGTTTGCCCGTGAAGGGGAACGACTGGTAACCCTTGACGGCCAAGAGCGCAAGCTTGAGCCGCAGATGCTGGTCATTGCCGACGGTTCAGGCGCAATTGGCCTGGCAGGAGTGATGGGCGGACTGTCAACAGAGGTTACCGCAGACACCGTTAATATCGTACTGGAATCAGCCAAATTCGATGGCGGAACGGTACGCAAGACCTCGCGTCAGCTCGGTCTGCGCTCAGAAGCGTCCCAACGGTTCGAGAAGGAAGTCGACCCGAATGCGGTCATCCCTGCGCTTAACCGCGCGGCTGCACTGATTGCCCGGTATGCCGGAGGAACGGTGCATGAAGGGATCGTCCAGGCCGGAAGTATCGCTGGTCAGGAGAAAGTGCTGCAATTATCGCTGGAGAAGCTGAACCGCTATCTCGGGACAGATCTGTCATTGCTGGAAGTGAAAACCCTGTTCGGACGTCTGCATTTCAAGTGCGGTGATGCGGCTCAGGGAATCGTCGAGGTCGAGGTGCCGACACGGCGCGGAGACATTACGCAGGATGTGGATCTGATTGAAGAGATCGCCCGCTTATACGGCTATGACAACATTCCGACCACGCTGATCGAAGGCACAACAACACCTGGTGCGCTTACCAGACAGCAGTCCCTGCGCCGCGAGCTGCGCCGCCTGCTCTCACTGGGCGGATATCAGGAGGTTATGGGCTATTCCTTCATCCAGCCGGAGCAGAGCAAGCTCTTCCCTATGCTGGCGGAAGGCAAGCAGTCAGTGAAGCTGGCGATGCCGATGAGCGAGGAGCGCAGCGTGCTGCGTACCAGCCTGCTGCCGCAGCTGCTGGACATTGCCCTCTACAACACGAACCGCCGCCAAGGCGATCTGGCGTTGTTCGAAATCGGAAATGTGTTCTTCACGGAAGAAGAAGTCCTTACCCGCCAGCCGAGCGAGCTGCCGGTGCTGGGGCTGCTGCTGAGTGGTACGCGTGCAGCCAAGCAGTGGAACGTGGCTGCTGAGCCGGTGGATTTCTTCGACCTCAAGGGGGCGCTGGAGACTGTATTTGCGCATCTGGGCCTTACGGATCGCGTAGTCTATGAAGGGGACGCGCCTGAAGGCTATCATCCGGGACGCTCTGCTTCCATCTATCTGCTTCAGGCAGAGGGCCGTGTGAAGATTGGTTCGATGGGGCAGCTTCATCCCGAGCTGCAGCGCCGGATGGATCTGGAGGATACCTACGTATCCGAAGTCCTGCTCCAGCCGCTCTATGATGCGGCGCGTGCCCAATTGCAGTATAGCGAGCTTCACCGCTTCCCGGGCATGGAACGGGACATTGCGGTGGTAGTGGATGACGCGGTTCCGGCAGGCGACCTGATCGCGGCGATCCGTGAGCACGGGGGTACTCTGCTGCAAAATGTGCAGGTATTTGATATCTACACAGGAGGCAAGATGGAGGCGGGTAAGAAGAGCGTTGCCCTGTCGCTCTTGTACCGCCACACCGAGCATACGCTGACTGACGAAGAGGTTGTGGAAGTGCATGACAAAGTGGTCTCTGCGCTTGAACAAACTTTTGGTGCAGAATTAAGAAAATAG